A window from Spiroplasma endosymbiont of Aspidapion aeneum encodes these proteins:
- the rplB gene encoding 50S ribosomal protein L2 gives MPIKKYKPTTNGRRNMTTLDYSILTTSKPESSLLAKKPNHAGRNNQGRITTRHKGGGHKRKYRIIDFKRNKYDIPGKIATIEYDPNRNTFICLVNYIDGEKRYVLYAKGMVVGQEIISSDNADIKIGNAAPLKNIPEGTLVHNLELKPKKGGQIARSAGSSVQILGKEDNKYTTVKLGSGEVRKILSDCYATIGEVGNEEFNLVNWGKAGRNRWKGIRPTVRGSVMNPNDHPHGGGEGRTPIGRKAPVSPWGKKTLGVKTRDKKKASNKMIIRRRNADK, from the coding sequence ATGCCAATTAAAAAATATAAGCCAACAACAAATGGGCGAAGAAATATGACAACACTTGATTATTCCATTCTTACCACTTCTAAACCAGAAAGTTCATTGTTAGCCAAAAAACCTAACCACGCTGGTAGAAATAATCAGGGTAGAATAACTACACGCCATAAAGGTGGAGGTCATAAGCGAAAATATCGTATAATTGATTTTAAAAGAAATAAATATGATATTCCGGGAAAAATAGCAACAATTGAATATGATCCAAACCGTAATACATTTATTTGTTTAGTAAACTATATTGATGGAGAAAAACGCTATGTTCTTTATGCAAAAGGAATGGTTGTCGGACAAGAAATTATCTCTTCTGATAATGCTGACATAAAGATCGGAAATGCAGCACCACTTAAAAACATACCTGAGGGTACTTTGGTTCATAATTTAGAATTAAAACCTAAAAAGGGTGGGCAAATAGCAAGAAGTGCAGGTTCAAGTGTTCAAATATTGGGAAAAGAAGACAATAAATATACAACTGTAAAGTTAGGTTCTGGAGAAGTAAGAAAAATTCTTTCAGATTGTTATGCAACTATAGGTGAAGTTGGTAATGAGGAATTTAACTTAGTTAATTGAGGTAAGGCCGGTAGAAACAGATGAAAAGGAATAAGACCAACAGTTAGAGGGTCTGTTATGAATCCAAACGACCACCCACACGGAGGTGGAGAAGGTAGAACTCCAATTGGTCGTAAAGCACCTGTATCTCCATGAGGTAAAAAAACACTAGGTGTAAAAACTAGAGATAAGAAAAAAGCGTCAAATAAAATGATAATTAGAAGACGAAACGCTGATAAATAA
- the rplW gene encoding 50S ribosomal protein L23 produces the protein MHITDVIKKPVLSEKTYKGFSNGSYTFRVAIKANKSQIKKSFEEIFEVKVKSVRTLNYIKKDKKLGKYAGKLPAYKKAIITLVDGQKLELLSDL, from the coding sequence ATGCATATTACAGATGTTATTAAAAAACCAGTATTATCCGAGAAAACTTATAAGGGTTTTTCAAACGGTTCATACACCTTCAGAGTAGCTATAAAGGCAAATAAATCACAAATTAAAAAATCGTTCGAAGAGATTTTTGAGGTTAAAGTAAAAAGTGTTAGAACCTTAAACTACATTAAAAAAGATAAAAAATTAGGAAAATATGCAGGTAAATTACCAGCATATAAAAAAGCTATCATCACCTTAGTTGATGGTCAAAAATTAGAATTACTTTCAGACTTATAG
- the rplD gene encoding 50S ribosomal protein L4, producing the protein MKVKVLSVTGDLVKEINLNDSVWNIEPHQQALYDTVISQRAALRQGTKKVKTRAEVRGGGRKPWRQKGTGRARQGSIRAPQWKGGGVAFGPNPNINYKKSVNRKVRQLAMKSALSVKATDIVVLDKFIFNKPSTKEMISIVKNVNLDTQKVLILTRDKDDLVNKSAGNLQNIKTLNVAKLNVYDLLNASKLLITEDAIKAIEEVYV; encoded by the coding sequence ATGAAAGTTAAAGTGTTAAGTGTAACTGGAGACTTAGTTAAAGAAATAAATCTTAATGACTCAGTCTGAAATATTGAACCCCATCAACAAGCTCTATATGACACAGTTATTTCTCAAAGAGCTGCTCTAAGACAAGGAACAAAAAAAGTTAAAACAAGAGCTGAAGTTAGAGGTGGAGGGAGAAAACCTTGAAGACAAAAAGGCACAGGTAGAGCTAGACAAGGGTCTATTAGAGCCCCTCAATGAAAAGGTGGAGGAGTTGCCTTTGGGCCAAACCCAAATATAAATTATAAAAAAAGCGTCAATAGAAAAGTGCGCCAGTTGGCAATGAAATCAGCATTAAGTGTAAAGGCAACTGATATAGTTGTTTTAGATAAATTTATATTTAATAAACCGTCAACTAAAGAAATGATATCCATTGTAAAAAATGTTAATTTAGATACACAAAAAGTGTTAATTCTTACAAGGGATAAAGATGACCTTGTAAATAAATCAGCTGGGAACTTACAAAATATTAAGACATTAAATGTAGCAAAATTGAATGTTTATGACCTACTGAATGCATCAAAATTGTTAATAACTGAGGATGCTATTAAGGCAATTGAGGAGGTGTATGTATAA
- the rplC gene encoding 50S ribosomal protein L3 — MKGILGRKIEMTQIFSENGKMIPVTVIEVQPNKVLQVKSVDKDGYSALKLGTGEKRENLANKPEIGNFKKANSTPKRFIKEIRDMSGYEMGNDIKVSDVFKSGEFVDVTGISKGKGTAGVIKRHNYSRGPMGHGSGYHRGIGSMGPIINRILKSKKMPGRMGNEQVTIQNLEVVSVLTNENIILIKGSCPGPNKGFVIIKENIKGLKEKDGLEILIRNNNKVVSEENVNVTNTAAQEVVESKKEVEPVIKEDNSTPGSTDQTEEVSPNDTNNE; from the coding sequence ATGAAAGGAATCTTAGGACGAAAAATTGAGATGACTCAAATTTTTTCAGAAAACGGAAAAATGATTCCCGTAACAGTAATTGAAGTACAACCCAATAAAGTACTACAAGTTAAATCTGTTGATAAAGATGGTTACTCAGCACTTAAATTAGGTACTGGAGAAAAAAGAGAAAATCTTGCAAATAAACCAGAGATCGGGAATTTTAAAAAAGCAAATTCAACACCTAAGCGCTTCATAAAAGAAATAAGAGATATGAGTGGATACGAAATGGGTAACGATATTAAAGTTAGCGACGTATTCAAGTCTGGTGAATTTGTTGATGTTACAGGAATATCAAAAGGAAAAGGAACAGCCGGAGTTATTAAAAGACATAACTATAGTCGTGGACCAATGGGCCATGGTTCTGGTTATCACAGGGGTATCGGTTCAATGGGGCCAATTATCAATAGAATCCTAAAATCAAAAAAAATGCCTGGTCGAATGGGAAACGAACAAGTTACTATTCAAAATCTTGAGGTTGTATCTGTTTTAACAAATGAAAATATAATTTTGATAAAAGGTTCATGTCCCGGCCCAAATAAAGGATTCGTCATCATAAAAGAAAATATTAAAGGATTAAAAGAAAAAGATGGTTTAGAAATCCTAATTAGAAATAATAATAAAGTTGTTAGTGAAGAAAATGTTAATGTGACAAATACTGCAGCACAAGAAGTTGTTGAATCAAAAAAAGAAGTTGAGCCAGTTATTAAAGAAGACAATTCTACACCAGGAAGTACTGACCAGACAGAAGAAGTATCACCTAATGATACAAATAACGAGTAA
- the rpsJ gene encoding 30S ribosomal protein S10, producing MGQQNIRIKIKGFDHIAVDNSAKKIISAAESTGTEVIGPIPLPTHKNIITILRPVHKYKDSREQFEIRTHQRIIDLKNTSPQSIDALQRLNLPKGVSISIKIA from the coding sequence ATGGGTCAACAAAACATTAGAATTAAAATAAAAGGATTTGATCATATTGCGGTCGACAATTCTGCAAAAAAAATTATATCAGCAGCAGAATCTACAGGAACTGAAGTAATTGGTCCCATCCCGCTACCAACTCATAAAAATATTATTACAATTTTAAGACCAGTTCATAAATATAAAGATAGCCGTGAACAATTTGAAATTCGAACACATCAAAGAATTATAGATTTAAAAAATACATCACCACAATCAATTGATGCATTGCAAAGACTTAATTTACCAAAAGGTGTTAGTATTTCAATTAAAATTGCGTAA
- a CDS encoding IS3 family transposase, whose protein sequence is MANLGQKFKTYDPIFRRKIVKWFFNGKSILQISEEYNINRSTIKSWIASFKKGKLNNSRGNYKNTEFDSIQSLQIYKNFSLVKKDSKIEKYKFIIQNSKNYKLKNLLNALDITKSAYFKFLKRGWKRQIQDEKDIKIIKEVFDESRKQYGYRRIATKIIAKIGIIWNHKKVLRLMHKFGIIANYVIKMIKKAKRKKINYNQFPDLVNRKYSEIKEPLTTVYTDVTYLILNRKRAYMSTVIDAATKEIIDFRISRKNNMQLIISNINAAANKIRQIKNDQSKIVVHSDHCVIYSSQKYQNLCKKYNLIISQGRYMSCADNVVIESFHALLKKGTVHNNDYKSLDQYIIDIIKWCRWYNAEKNSKFHLKNVLNAI, encoded by the coding sequence ATGGCAAATTTAGGACAAAAATTTAAAACATATGACCCAATTTTTAGAAGAAAAATAGTAAAGTGATTTTTTAATGGAAAAAGCATATTACAAATAAGCGAAGAATATAACATTAATAGATCAACAATTAAATCTTGAATTGCTTCGTTTAAAAAAGGAAAATTAAACAATTCTCGTGGAAATTATAAAAACACAGAATTTGACTCTATACAATCACTACAAATTTATAAGAATTTTTCGCTTGTAAAAAAAGATAGCAAGATTGAAAAATACAAGTTTATTATTCAAAATTCTAAAAATTACAAGCTTAAAAATTTATTAAATGCACTTGATATTACTAAGAGTGCATATTTTAAATTCTTAAAAAGGGGTTGAAAAAGACAAATTCAAGATGAAAAGGATATTAAGATAATCAAAGAGGTTTTTGATGAATCAAGAAAGCAATATGGGTACAGACGTATAGCAACAAAAATAATAGCAAAAATAGGCATAATCTGAAATCATAAAAAAGTATTACGGCTAATGCATAAATTTGGAATAATAGCGAATTATGTTATCAAAATGATTAAAAAGGCTAAACGAAAAAAAATAAATTATAATCAATTTCCCGACCTAGTTAATCGAAAATATTCTGAAATTAAGGAACCATTAACTACTGTATATACTGATGTTACATATTTAATTCTAAATAGAAAAAGAGCATATATGTCAACTGTTATCGACGCAGCAACAAAGGAAATTATTGATTTTAGAATTAGTAGAAAAAATAACATGCAATTAATAATTTCAAACATAAATGCAGCTGCTAATAAAATTAGGCAAATAAAAAATGATCAAAGTAAAATTGTAGTCCACTCAGATCATTGTGTAATATATTCATCACAAAAATATCAAAATTTATGTAAAAAATACAATTTAATTATATCACAAGGCCGCTATATGAGTTGTGCAGATAATGTTGTAATTGAAAGTTTCCATGCATTATTGAAAAAAGGAACAGTACATAATAATGATTATAAATCTTTAGATCAATATATAATCGACATCATTAAATGATGTCGTTGATACAATGCTGAAAAAAACTCTAAATTCCACTTAAAAAATGTATTAAATGCTATATAG
- a CDS encoding phage terminase large subunit, with translation MKNINEKLTESEIAKAKKFKVSKETCTKFNITNDNYGFTWPILIDSLAWQYRSWLCTKATTRAAETARWTFKTYSQCLIFLFKLCNFTDWNGIILRKDKSTHLSTTIVTMKKVTNMLLKNYDIDLTQTSIHAFKWIYGENKIENKIVHPNKRVILFDSIGKYSDSQLGKEFEVGGIGDIWADEMSSPAKDIIEESDEEIYSNIQMLLGSAIRGEYTINDEPILEFCTYIPKADEGGNYILENDSSSSYASISIFSDGKENQISIQVEKSYFYKNGVNLTFTLNPWEENNFFHERYFEDIWPTSYVLEQNLLNQNILTYTANLDEESIFLVRASAWLAKDNAFMNPATERYLRKLKSTDYTYYRTIALGQILESSDLSKFTYRTDLKSVILRQTEPNEISILTIGIDWGFSKIKSKKSAITVSGVSNWNGLKWEKIYFLADWWAISKSNYVDSEDKKIESAAKFISNIYDEYKNYINKKPFVWYDLQDKVTARQIQKLLSDKYGLNLVFFPGAKHKSVLNKWDITARQAYFKGLLSSGRCTMNIRKCLLLYKELNNCINSKGSLIRDKRCANDATTALEYSWTNLHKIVNTTKLEK, from the coding sequence ATGAAAAATATAAATGAAAAATTGACTGAAAGCGAAATTGCAAAAGCAAAAAAATTTAAAGTTTCAAAAGAAACTTGCACAAAATTTAACATAACAAATGATAACTATGGATTTACATGACCAATTTTGATTGATTCTCTAGCATGACAATATAGATCGTGACTATGCACAAAGGCTACAACAAGAGCTGCAGAAACAGCAAGGTGAACATTTAAAACATATTCACAATGCTTAATTTTTTTATTTAAACTATGTAATTTTACAGATTGGAACGGAATCATCTTGAGAAAGGATAAATCAACACATCTATCAACGACAATTGTTACAATGAAAAAGGTAACTAATATGCTACTTAAAAATTATGATATTGATTTAACACAAACATCAATTCATGCCTTTAAATGAATTTATGGAGAAAATAAGATAGAAAATAAAATAGTTCACCCAAATAAAAGAGTTATTTTATTTGATTCTATAGGTAAATACTCAGATAGTCAACTAGGTAAAGAATTTGAAGTCGGCGGCATCGGGGATATTTGGGCAGATGAAATGTCATCACCAGCAAAAGATATTATTGAGGAAAGCGACGAGGAAATTTATTCAAATATTCAAATGCTTCTTGGCTCTGCCATACGTGGAGAATATACTATTAATGATGAGCCAATTTTAGAATTTTGTACGTACATACCTAAAGCTGATGAAGGTGGCAATTATATATTAGAAAATGATTCATCATCTTCTTATGCTTCAATTTCAATTTTTTCTGATGGAAAAGAAAATCAGATTTCTATACAAGTTGAAAAGTCATATTTTTATAAAAATGGTGTGAATTTAACATTTACATTGAATCCTTGAGAAGAAAACAATTTCTTTCATGAACGTTACTTTGAAGATATCTGACCAACAAGTTATGTTTTAGAACAAAATTTACTAAATCAAAATATTCTTACATATACAGCAAATTTAGATGAAGAGTCAATATTTTTAGTACGTGCATCTGCATGATTAGCTAAGGATAACGCATTCATGAATCCTGCTACAGAACGATACTTGCGCAAATTGAAATCAACAGATTATACATATTATAGAACTATCGCCTTAGGACAAATTTTAGAATCTAGTGATTTGTCAAAATTTACCTATAGAACAGATTTAAAATCGGTAATTTTACGGCAAACTGAACCTAATGAAATTTCGATTTTAACAATTGGAATTGATTGAGGTTTTTCTAAAATTAAATCAAAAAAATCAGCAATCACTGTATCTGGAGTATCAAATTGAAATGGTTTAAAATGAGAGAAAATATATTTTTTGGCTGATTGGTGGGCAATTTCTAAATCTAACTATGTCGATTCAGAAGACAAAAAAATTGAATCTGCTGCAAAATTTATATCTAATATTTATGATGAATATAAAAATTACATAAATAAAAAACCTTTTGTTTGATATGACTTACAAGATAAGGTTACTGCCCGCCAGATACAAAAATTATTATCTGATAAGTATGGTTTAAATTTAGTATTTTTTCCAGGAGCAAAACACAAATCGGTACTTAACAAATGAGATATTACTGCAAGACAAGCATATTTTAAGGGATTGTTGTCTAGCGGGAGATGCACAATGAATATTAGAAAATGCCTTTTATTATATAAGGAACTAAATAATTGTATTAATTCTAAGGGTTCATTAATAAGAGATAAAAGATGTGCAAATGACGCTACAACAGCGCTTGAATATTCATGAACAAATCTTCATAAAATAGTAAACACAACAAAATTAGAAAAATAA